A region from the Methylocystis iwaonis genome encodes:
- the dxs gene encoding 1-deoxy-D-xylulose-5-phosphate synthase: protein MPRPQKISDIPDESDALTTSKTPLLDQIPTPQELRKLQPNQLRQVADELRRETIDAVSVTGGHLGAGLGVVELTVALHYVFNTPDDRIIWDVGHQTYPHKILTGRRDRIRTLRMGGGLSGFTKRAESEYDAFGAGHSSTSISAGLGMAIARDLSHGDNHVVAVIGDSSMSAGMAYEALNNAGALDSRLIVILNDNDMSIAPPTGAMSAYLARLVSGGAYRSIRDAAKQLASHLPRFIYDKARKAEEFSRSFITGGTMFEELGFYYVGPIDGHNLDHLLPVLMNVRDKDDGPVLVHVVTQKGKGYAPAEAAEDKYHGVVKFDVETGKQYKPKANAPSYTGVFAKALIAEAEHDDKIVAVTAAMPSGTGLDAFGKHFPTRTFDVAIAEQHAVTFAAGLACEGYKPFCALYSTFLQRGYDQVVHDVAIQHLPVRFAIDRAGLVGADGPTHAGAFDIAYLGCLPGMVVMAAADEGELMHMVSTAVAYEEGPIAFRYPRGEGVGVELPERGEVLEIGKGRIVREGSKVALLSLGTRLGDALKAGEELANYGISTTVADARFAKPVDRDLIRRLAANHEVLIAIEEGSIGGFGSQVFQVLSDDGLLDGARGAFKFRSMTLPDAYIDHDKHEMMLARAMLDSKAMVAKALELLGDEKAAARVMIA, encoded by the coding sequence ATGCCTAGACCCCAGAAAATTTCGGACATCCCAGACGAGAGCGACGCTTTGACGACATCGAAGACCCCCTTGCTCGATCAGATTCCGACTCCGCAGGAACTGCGCAAGCTGCAGCCCAATCAACTGAGGCAGGTCGCCGATGAGCTGCGCCGGGAGACGATCGACGCCGTCTCGGTCACGGGCGGGCATCTGGGCGCCGGCCTCGGCGTCGTCGAGCTGACGGTGGCGCTGCATTACGTCTTCAACACGCCGGACGACCGCATCATCTGGGACGTCGGCCACCAGACCTATCCGCACAAAATCCTCACCGGGCGTCGCGACCGCATCCGCACGCTGCGCATGGGCGGCGGCCTCTCCGGCTTCACCAAGCGCGCGGAAAGCGAATATGACGCTTTCGGCGCCGGCCATTCCTCGACCTCCATCTCCGCCGGCCTCGGCATGGCGATCGCGCGCGATCTCTCGCATGGCGACAACCATGTCGTGGCGGTCATCGGCGACAGCTCCATGTCGGCGGGCATGGCCTATGAGGCCCTGAACAACGCCGGCGCGCTGGATTCGCGCCTCATCGTCATCCTCAACGACAACGACATGTCGATCGCGCCGCCGACCGGCGCCATGTCGGCCTATCTCGCGCGCCTCGTCTCGGGCGGCGCCTATCGCTCGATCCGCGACGCCGCCAAGCAGCTCGCCTCGCATCTGCCGCGCTTCATCTATGACAAGGCGCGTAAGGCCGAGGAATTCTCGCGCAGCTTCATCACCGGCGGCACCATGTTCGAGGAGCTCGGCTTCTATTATGTCGGGCCGATCGACGGGCATAATCTCGACCATCTCCTGCCCGTGCTGATGAATGTCCGCGACAAGGACGACGGTCCTGTGCTGGTCCATGTCGTCACGCAGAAGGGCAAGGGCTATGCGCCCGCCGAGGCGGCCGAGGACAAATATCACGGCGTCGTCAAATTCGACGTCGAGACCGGCAAGCAATATAAGCCCAAGGCCAACGCCCCCTCCTATACGGGCGTCTTCGCCAAGGCGCTGATCGCCGAGGCCGAGCACGACGACAAGATCGTCGCCGTCACCGCCGCCATGCCGTCGGGCACCGGCCTCGACGCCTTCGGCAAGCATTTCCCGACCCGCACCTTCGACGTCGCCATCGCCGAGCAGCATGCGGTGACCTTTGCGGCCGGATTGGCCTGCGAGGGCTACAAGCCCTTCTGCGCGCTTTATTCGACCTTCCTGCAGCGCGGCTACGACCAAGTCGTGCACGACGTCGCCATCCAGCATCTGCCGGTCCGCTTCGCGATCGACCGCGCCGGGCTCGTGGGCGCCGATGGTCCGACCCATGCGGGCGCCTTCGACATCGCTTATCTGGGCTGCCTGCCGGGCATGGTGGTGATGGCCGCCGCCGACGAAGGCGAGCTGATGCATATGGTCTCGACCGCCGTCGCCTATGAGGAAGGCCCGATCGCCTTCCGCTATCCGCGCGGCGAGGGCGTGGGCGTCGAGCTCCCGGAGCGCGGCGAGGTCCTCGAGATCGGCAAGGGCCGCATTGTCCGCGAGGGCTCCAAGGTCGCGCTGCTCTCGCTCGGCACCCGCCTCGGCGACGCGCTGAAGGCCGGCGAGGAGCTGGCGAATTACGGGATTTCGACGACGGTCGCCGACGCCCGCTTCGCCAAGCCCGTCGACCGCGACCTCATCCGTCGCCTCGCCGCCAATCACGAAGTGCTGATTGCGATCGAGGAAGGCTCCATCGGCGGCTTCGGCTCGCAGGTCTTCCAGGTTCTCTCGGACGACGGCCTGCTCGACGGCGCGCGCGGCGCCTTCAAGTTCCGCAGCATGACGCTGCCCGACGCCTATATCGACCACGACAAGCACGAGATGATGCTCGCCCGCGCCATGCTCGACAGCAAAGCGATGGTCGCGAAGGCGCTGGAGCTGCTCGGCGACGAGAAGGCCGCCGCCCGGGTGATGATCGCGTAA
- a CDS encoding TIGR03808 family TAT-translocated repetitive protein — protein MSLPAGEITLAGLDLPDGAILQGVPGRTVLKLSGLGPLLSATMARKITLENLVFDGAGGVTPKEKGLLDFTDVIDLSIRGCVIRRASARGVMLARCGGVFAQNEIAEVGDAGIYSRDGLGVDFDNNHIHRCGDNGLVIHATSAGRYDGSRIRNSLVEDVDNRSGGNGPYGNGVLVWGAGTIRVERNRIYRCAYSAVRNNAGHGVDVIGNDCKGFREKAMYAEFGAKNSVFRDNRVEDAGAGIAVANADKGTDGAIVSGNTIISMKESHPDPEFGPQMLWLTGILAEKNADITGNKIVGPGWIGIALGGWRENLRAEANEISGVDYGVVLATGEGAGDATVARNRISAKKAAVIASAGMNFLPGDLTKSGAEKYPRLIVRDNETG, from the coding sequence GTGTCGCTCCCCGCGGGCGAGATCACGCTCGCCGGGCTCGATCTGCCGGACGGCGCCATCCTGCAAGGCGTTCCCGGCCGCACCGTGTTGAAGCTCTCGGGCCTCGGCCCGCTGCTCTCTGCCACCATGGCGCGCAAGATCACGCTGGAGAACCTCGTCTTCGACGGCGCTGGCGGCGTCACCCCGAAGGAAAAGGGGCTGCTCGACTTCACCGATGTGATCGATCTTTCGATCCGCGGCTGCGTCATCCGCCGCGCTTCCGCGCGCGGCGTCATGCTCGCCCGTTGCGGCGGCGTTTTCGCGCAAAATGAGATCGCGGAGGTCGGTGACGCCGGCATCTATTCGCGCGACGGCCTCGGCGTCGATTTCGACAACAACCATATTCACCGTTGCGGCGACAACGGCCTCGTCATTCATGCGACCTCCGCGGGCCGCTACGATGGCTCGCGCATCCGCAACTCTCTCGTCGAGGATGTCGACAACCGCTCGGGCGGCAATGGGCCCTATGGCAATGGCGTCCTCGTCTGGGGCGCGGGGACGATCCGCGTCGAGCGCAACCGCATCTATCGCTGCGCCTATAGCGCCGTGCGCAACAACGCCGGCCACGGCGTGGACGTCATCGGCAACGACTGCAAGGGCTTTCGGGAAAAGGCGATGTACGCCGAATTCGGCGCCAAGAATTCGGTCTTCCGCGACAATCGCGTCGAAGACGCAGGCGCCGGCATCGCCGTCGCCAACGCCGACAAGGGCACGGATGGCGCGATCGTCTCGGGAAATACGATCATCTCTATGAAAGAGAGCCATCCGGACCCCGAGTTCGGGCCGCAGATGCTGTGGCTCACCGGCATTCTCGCCGAGAAGAACGCCGACATCACGGGCAATAAGATCGTCGGCCCCGGATGGATCGGCATTGCGCTGGGCGGCTGGCGCGAAAATCTGCGCGCCGAGGCCAATGAGATTTCCGGCGTCGACTACGGAGTCGTGCTCGCAACCGGCGAGGGCGCCGGCGACGCCACGGTCGCGCGCAACCGGATCAGCGCGAAAAAGGCGGCGGTGATCGCCTCTGCCGGGATGAACTTTTTGCCCGGCGATCTGACGAAATCGGGCGCCGAAAAATACCCGCGTCTGATTGTGCGGGATAATGAAACCGGCTGA
- a CDS encoding 3-hydroxybutyrate dehydrogenase, whose translation MTLDGKVCLITGAASGIGNAIAKRFVEAQGRVVIADLNLDAAKAAASELGGDKVAIGVGMDVSNEEQVNAGVDAAAKWFGAIDALVSNAGIQIVHPIEEFPFADWKKVLAIHLDGAFLTTKACVKYMYPQRSGALIYMGSVHSHEASPLKSAYVAAKHGILGLTRVMAKEGAKHNVRANAICPGFVMTPLVEKQIPEQAQELGISEKQVVTDVLLKETVDSQFTKVEDVAEVALMLAAFKTNALTGESIIVSHGWHMN comes from the coding sequence ATGACTCTCGACGGAAAAGTTTGTCTGATCACCGGGGCCGCCAGCGGCATCGGCAACGCCATCGCCAAGCGTTTCGTCGAAGCGCAGGGACGCGTTGTCATCGCCGACCTCAATCTCGACGCCGCCAAGGCCGCCGCCTCTGAGCTCGGCGGCGACAAAGTGGCGATCGGCGTCGGCATGGACGTATCGAATGAGGAGCAGGTCAACGCCGGCGTCGACGCCGCCGCGAAATGGTTCGGTGCGATCGACGCGCTCGTCTCCAACGCCGGCATTCAGATCGTCCATCCGATCGAGGAATTCCCGTTCGCTGATTGGAAAAAGGTGCTCGCCATTCATCTCGACGGCGCCTTCCTCACGACGAAAGCCTGCGTGAAATATATGTATCCGCAGCGCTCCGGCGCGCTGATCTATATGGGTTCGGTGCACAGCCACGAAGCATCGCCCTTGAAATCGGCCTATGTCGCGGCGAAGCACGGCATATTGGGGCTGACGCGCGTGATGGCCAAGGAAGGCGCGAAACATAACGTCCGCGCCAACGCCATCTGTCCCGGCTTCGTCATGACGCCGCTCGTCGAGAAGCAAATCCCCGAACAGGCGCAGGAGCTCGGCATCAGCGAAAAGCAGGTGGTGACGGATGTGCTGCTGAAGGAAACCGTCGACAGCCAGTTCACCAAGGTCGAGGATGTGGCGGAGGTCGCGCTGATGCTCGCGGCGTTCAAGACCAACGCGCTGACGGGGGAGTCGATTATTGTCAGCCACGGCTGGCATATGAATTGA
- a CDS encoding acetoacetate decarboxylase yields MTLDEIRRTAFAMPLTSPAFPKGPYRFVDREYLIVSYRTDREALAKVVPEPLSFVDPIVNFEFIRMPNSTGFGDYTESGQVIPVVFEGRRGNYTHAMYLNDGPPIYGGRELWGFPKKFAQPSLAVERDALVGTLDYGSVRIATGVMGYKHVALDPAAMAKSMSAPNFLLKIIPHVDGAPRILELVDFRLEDITVKGAWTGPASLQLAHHALAPVADLPVREILSATHILADLTLGLGTVVFDYLSEERPR; encoded by the coding sequence ATGACCCTAGACGAGATTCGTCGTACCGCCTTCGCCATGCCGTTGACGAGCCCGGCCTTTCCGAAAGGCCCCTATCGATTCGTCGATCGCGAATATCTGATCGTTTCCTACCGCACTGATCGCGAAGCCCTTGCGAAAGTTGTTCCCGAACCGCTTTCTTTCGTCGACCCGATCGTGAATTTCGAATTCATCCGCATGCCCAACTCGACGGGGTTCGGCGATTATACGGAGTCGGGCCAGGTCATTCCCGTCGTTTTCGAGGGTCGGCGCGGGAACTACACGCACGCCATGTATCTCAACGACGGCCCGCCCATTTACGGCGGGCGGGAATTATGGGGCTTTCCGAAGAAATTCGCGCAACCCTCGCTCGCCGTCGAACGCGACGCGCTCGTCGGCACGCTCGACTATGGCTCCGTACGCATCGCGACGGGCGTCATGGGCTACAAACATGTCGCGCTCGATCCGGCGGCGATGGCGAAGTCCATGTCCGCACCGAATTTTCTTCTCAAGATCATTCCGCATGTCGATGGCGCGCCAAGAATTCTGGAGCTGGTCGATTTCCGGCTCGAGGACATCACGGTGAAAGGCGCCTGGACCGGTCCCGCCTCGCTTCAACTCGCCCACCACGCGCTCGCGCCCGTCGCCGATCTTCCCGTGCGGGAAATCCTTTCGGCGACGCATATCCTCGCCGACCTCACGCTTGGTCTTGGAACGGTCGTCTTCGATTATCTCTCTGAGGAAAGGCCCCGCTGA
- a CDS encoding patatin-like phospholipase family protein codes for MATALGEKNVLVLQGGGALGSYQAGAVATLMGAGHAPDWVAGISIGAINAAIICGNPPEKRVERLRELWSRMTSGLQVSPLSDDVVVRRAFNEFSAATTATFGVPGFFSPRPSLPLLWPANETSVSIYGTKPLRETLLELVDFDRLNSGETRISIGAVNVRTGNFRYFDSQNERITPEHIMASGALPPGFPPVEIDGELYWDGGLVSNTPLQYVLEMCGPRDHMCIFQIDLFSARGPAPTTLIDVSQREKDIRFSSRTRLNTDVFRDLQTIRRHIRRLSERLPEALRDDPDWRALSDFGCGAAITIVQLIHRAAAYETNSKDYEFSRYTMMENWSAGVRDVETTLAHPAWRDRTPPDHGVAILDLTKEQDS; via the coding sequence ATGGCCACGGCGCTGGGCGAAAAAAATGTTCTTGTCCTGCAGGGCGGCGGCGCGCTCGGCTCCTATCAGGCCGGAGCCGTCGCGACCCTCATGGGGGCGGGCCATGCGCCCGATTGGGTCGCCGGCATCTCCATCGGCGCGATCAACGCCGCCATCATCTGCGGAAATCCCCCCGAAAAGCGCGTCGAGCGATTGCGCGAACTCTGGAGCCGCATGACGAGCGGCCTGCAGGTCTCGCCGCTTTCCGACGACGTCGTGGTTCGGCGGGCCTTCAACGAGTTCAGCGCGGCGACGACCGCGACTTTCGGCGTGCCCGGATTTTTTTCGCCGCGCCCCTCCCTGCCTCTCCTCTGGCCGGCAAACGAGACGTCCGTCAGCATCTACGGCACCAAGCCGTTGCGCGAGACTTTGTTGGAGCTTGTCGATTTCGACCGGCTCAATTCCGGCGAGACGCGGATCAGCATCGGCGCCGTCAATGTGCGCACGGGCAATTTTCGCTATTTCGACTCGCAGAACGAGCGCATCACGCCCGAGCACATCATGGCGAGCGGCGCGCTTCCCCCGGGCTTTCCGCCGGTGGAAATCGACGGCGAACTCTACTGGGACGGCGGCCTCGTCTCCAACACGCCGCTGCAATATGTGCTCGAAATGTGCGGCCCGCGCGACCACATGTGCATCTTCCAAATCGATCTTTTCTCTGCGCGCGGTCCGGCGCCGACGACGCTGATCGACGTCAGCCAGCGCGAAAAGGACATTCGTTTTTCGAGCCGGACTAGGCTCAATACCGACGTCTTCCGCGACCTCCAGACCATCCGCCGTCACATCCGGCGTTTGAGCGAAAGGCTTCCCGAAGCCCTGCGCGACGATCCCGACTGGCGCGCGCTGAGCGACTTCGGCTGCGGCGCAGCGATCACCATCGTGCAACTGATTCACCGCGCCGCCGCCTATGAGACGAACTCCAAGGATTACGAATTTTCCCGTTACACAATGATGGAAAACTGGTCGGCGGGCGTGCGCGACGTCGAAACCACGCTTGCCCACCCGGCGTGGCGCGATCGAACGCCGCCCGATCATGGCGTCGCCATTCTTGATTTGACGAAGGAACAAGACTCATGA
- a CDS encoding GIY-YIG nuclease family protein yields the protein MPRLAFIVAADGASPSPGAYALWLRLPAPLAVRAGARVGALEPGDYLYCGSANGPGGLRARLARHMRRDKRAHWHIDQLTAAGDVLGAFIVEGGSECALNAALGAFPFPLPGFGSSDCPRCVSHLRLFPANARLPSEWENARKAARFSPLPGRARAAELK from the coding sequence ATGCCCCGATTGGCCTTCATTGTCGCCGCCGATGGCGCGTCCCCGAGCCCCGGCGCCTATGCCTTGTGGTTGCGGCTTCCCGCGCCGCTCGCAGTGAGGGCCGGCGCGCGCGTCGGCGCATTGGAGCCCGGCGATTATCTCTATTGCGGCTCGGCAAATGGCCCCGGCGGGCTGCGCGCCCGGCTGGCGCGCCATATGCGCCGCGACAAACGCGCGCATTGGCATATCGACCAGCTCACGGCGGCGGGCGACGTTCTAGGCGCCTTTATCGTCGAGGGCGGGAGCGAATGTGCGCTGAACGCGGCGCTCGGCGCCTTTCCTTTTCCCCTGCCGGGCTTCGGCAGCTCGGACTGCCCGCGCTGCGTCTCGCATCTGCGGCTTTTTCCCGCCAACGCACGGCTTCCCTCCGAATGGGAAAATGCTAGGAAGGCGGCGAGATTCAGCCCCCTCCCTGGGAGGGCGCGCGCAGCGGAACTAAAGTGA
- the hisS gene encoding histidine--tRNA ligase, with the protein MSSDEKKSKVEARSPRGFADREAGELAATGRMLDVIRSVYELYGFEALETPAFEYTDALGKFLPDQDRPNEGVFSLQDDDEQWLSLRYDLTAPLARFVAQNYDRLPKPYRSYRCGHVYRNEKPGPGRFRQFMQFDADTVGSASPAADAEICMMAAEALERLGIARGDYVIKINSRKVLDGVMEAIGVGGAENAARRLVVLRAIDKLDRLGPDGVRQLLGDGRKDESGDFTKGAGLPLPAIDTILSFSLGGQYKDGKPQFDLFGLLGKSEIGAQGAEELLEIEDLARDAGFGPDRIRIDPSVVRGLEYYTGPVFEADLTFETRDEKGNPVRFGSVGGGGRYDGLVGRFRPENTPATGFSIGVSRLFAALKLVGSPIVTARPHVGPVVVLVLDRDRVADYQRMVAQLRAVGIAAELYLGAAGMKAQMKYADRRNSPLVVIQGSDEKAKGEVQIKDLIAGARAAVAIATNEEWKAARPAQISVPESELAAEVAKALAAQREQ; encoded by the coding sequence ATGTCCAGCGACGAAAAGAAATCGAAGGTTGAGGCCCGCAGCCCCCGCGGATTTGCGGATCGCGAGGCGGGAGAGCTTGCCGCCACGGGCCGCATGCTCGACGTCATCCGCTCGGTCTATGAGCTCTACGGCTTCGAGGCGTTGGAGACCCCGGCCTTCGAATATACCGACGCGCTCGGCAAATTCCTGCCCGACCAGGACCGGCCGAATGAGGGCGTGTTCTCCCTGCAGGACGACGACGAGCAATGGCTGTCGCTGCGCTACGACCTGACGGCGCCGCTCGCCCGTTTCGTCGCGCAGAATTACGACCGGCTGCCCAAGCCCTATCGCTCCTATCGCTGCGGCCATGTCTATCGCAACGAGAAGCCGGGGCCGGGGCGTTTTCGCCAGTTCATGCAGTTCGACGCCGACACGGTGGGGTCGGCTTCGCCCGCCGCCGATGCGGAAATCTGCATGATGGCGGCGGAGGCGCTGGAGCGGCTCGGCATCGCGCGCGGCGACTATGTGATCAAGATCAACAGCCGCAAGGTGCTCGACGGCGTCATGGAAGCGATCGGCGTCGGCGGCGCGGAGAACGCCGCGCGCCGCCTCGTCGTGCTGCGCGCCATCGACAAGCTCGATCGGCTCGGGCCGGATGGCGTCCGTCAGTTGCTCGGCGACGGCCGCAAGGATGAAAGCGGCGATTTCACCAAAGGCGCGGGCCTGCCGCTGCCGGCGATCGACACGATCCTCTCCTTCAGCCTCGGCGGCCAATATAAGGACGGCAAGCCGCAGTTCGATCTCTTCGGCCTCCTGGGCAAGAGCGAGATCGGCGCGCAGGGGGCGGAGGAGCTGCTCGAGATCGAGGATCTCGCGCGCGACGCCGGCTTCGGGCCGGACCGCATCCGCATCGATCCTTCCGTCGTGCGCGGGCTCGAATATTACACCGGGCCGGTTTTCGAGGCCGACCTCACTTTCGAGACGCGCGACGAGAAAGGCAATCCCGTGCGCTTCGGCTCGGTTGGCGGCGGCGGGCGCTACGACGGCCTCGTCGGGCGTTTCCGGCCCGAGAACACGCCGGCGACCGGCTTCTCCATCGGCGTCTCGCGGCTCTTCGCGGCCTTGAAGCTCGTCGGCAGCCCCATCGTGACGGCCCGGCCGCATGTCGGGCCGGTGGTGGTGCTGGTGCTCGACCGCGACCGCGTGGCGGATTACCAGCGCATGGTCGCGCAATTGCGGGCGGTGGGGATCGCCGCCGAGCTGTATCTGGGCGCGGCGGGCATGAAGGCGCAGATGAAATACGCCGACCGCCGCAACAGTCCGCTCGTCGTGATCCAGGGGTCGGACGAAAAGGCCAAGGGCGAGGTTCAGATCAAGGACCTCATCGCTGGCGCGAGGGCGGCCGTGGCCATCGCCACCAATGAAGAATGGAAGGCGGCGCGCCCGGCGCAGATCTCCGTGCCCGAGAGCGAGCTGGCCGCGGAAGTCGCGAAGGCGCTGGCGGCGCAGCGAGAGCAGTAG
- a CDS encoding universal stress protein, whose product MIGNPPKSIVHPTDLSFSGQDAFAHALRIAVATQGALHLLHIENLEEEAPDGWERFPHVRETLARWRMIDPAASRAEVAEKLGVQFVKAAVEAGSPVHGVAAYVTRHLCDLMVLMTHNRTGLERWLDESVAEEAVRETLIPALLLREDQTGFVDRETGVVSLNTVLMPVEPNVAPLDAFRHIADFAHAMNPAADVMLLHVGERLPIFEGLLPHIELRQGPVVETILAYAAEIGADLIAMPTQGRRGLLDALRGSTTERVLRESPCPVYAVPAR is encoded by the coding sequence ATGATCGGTAACCCGCCCAAATCCATTGTTCATCCGACGGACCTCTCCTTTTCGGGCCAGGACGCCTTCGCCCATGCGCTGCGCATCGCCGTGGCGACGCAGGGCGCGCTGCATCTTCTGCATATCGAAAATCTCGAAGAGGAAGCGCCCGACGGCTGGGAGCGCTTTCCGCATGTGCGGGAGACGCTGGCCCGCTGGCGGATGATCGACCCTGCCGCCTCGCGCGCCGAGGTCGCCGAAAAGCTCGGCGTGCAGTTCGTGAAGGCTGCGGTCGAGGCGGGGTCCCCAGTGCATGGCGTCGCCGCCTATGTGACGCGCCATCTGTGCGACCTGATGGTGCTGATGACGCATAACCGCACCGGGCTCGAGCGCTGGCTCGACGAATCGGTCGCAGAGGAGGCGGTCCGCGAGACCCTCATACCGGCGCTCTTGCTGCGCGAGGATCAGACGGGCTTCGTCGATCGTGAGACCGGCGTGGTCTCGCTCAATACGGTGCTGATGCCGGTCGAGCCCAATGTGGCGCCGCTCGACGCCTTCCGGCACATCGCCGATTTCGCCCATGCGATGAATCCGGCAGCCGACGTCATGCTGCTGCATGTCGGCGAGCGGCTGCCGATCTTCGAGGGTCTGCTGCCGCATATCGAACTGCGACAGGGGCCGGTGGTCGAGACGATTCTGGCCTATGCGGCGGAGATCGGCGCCGATCTCATCGCCATGCCGACGCAGGGACGCCGGGGCCTGCTCGACGCGCTGCGCGGTTCGACGACCGAACGCGTGCTGCGCGAGTCGCCTTGCCCGGTTTATGCGGTCCCGGCGCGGTAG
- a CDS encoding META domain-containing protein, translating into MNKLFSILAAALCVAMITAPAEAKKHAKPAADGQAQEQQQGGEDGGKDSGGIPRYVPFPHNRNFTLKEINGKAPPVEMWINIDSTGRANGFSGCKNWSGVFVIGPDRLGPRAMPATNERQCDGALAGIERDYWGVLLSGPYWDVKGDTLTLKGFKGGVLKFERSL; encoded by the coding sequence ATGAACAAGCTATTCTCGATCCTCGCGGCTGCTCTGTGCGTCGCGATGATCACGGCGCCGGCCGAGGCCAAGAAACACGCCAAGCCCGCCGCCGATGGCCAGGCGCAGGAACAGCAGCAGGGCGGCGAGGACGGCGGCAAGGATTCGGGCGGCATTCCGCGTTACGTTCCCTTCCCGCACAACCGCAATTTCACGCTGAAGGAAATCAACGGCAAGGCGCCGCCCGTGGAGATGTGGATCAACATCGACTCGACCGGCCGCGCCAATGGCTTTTCGGGCTGCAAGAACTGGTCGGGCGTCTTCGTCATCGGCCCGGACCGCCTCGGCCCGCGCGCCATGCCCGCCACCAACGAACGCCAATGCGACGGCGCGCTCGCCGGCATCGAGCGCGACTATTGGGGCGTGCTGCTCTCCGGCCCTTACTGGGACGTGAAGGGCGACACGCTCACGCTCAAGGGTTTCAAGGGCGGCGTGCTGAAGTTCGAACGCTCCCTGTAA
- a CDS encoding 2-hydroxyacid dehydrogenase: MPKKKPLVIVTRRLPEVIETRMCELFDTRLNETDKPLTHEELAEAMRTAEVLVPTITDRIDSSLISQAGEQMKLIANFGNGVDNIDVASALGRSITVTNTPGVLTEDTADMTMALILAVARRLVEGARAIPEAAWTGWSPTWMLGHRITGKRLGIVGMGRIGQALARRAKAFGLSIHYHNRRRVPVEIEEQLEATYWESLDQMLARVDVVSVHCPHTPATYHLLSARRLKYLRPQSILVNTARGEIVDENALVRMLEANEMAGAGLDVFEHEPAVSPKLLKLAQSGKVTLLPHMGSATIEGRIDMGEKVIINIKTFMDGHRPPDRVLPSML, encoded by the coding sequence ATGCCGAAGAAGAAGCCGCTCGTAATCGTGACGCGACGTCTGCCCGAAGTCATCGAGACCCGCATGTGCGAGCTCTTCGACACCCGGCTCAACGAGACCGACAAGCCGCTCACCCATGAGGAGCTGGCCGAGGCCATGCGCACGGCGGAAGTGCTGGTGCCGACCATCACCGACCGCATCGATTCGAGCCTCATCTCGCAGGCGGGCGAGCAGATGAAGCTCATCGCCAATTTCGGGAATGGCGTCGACAATATCGACGTCGCCTCGGCGCTCGGGCGCTCGATCACCGTCACCAACACGCCGGGCGTCCTCACCGAGGACACCGCCGACATGACCATGGCGCTGATTCTCGCGGTCGCGCGGCGGCTGGTCGAAGGCGCGCGGGCGATCCCCGAAGCCGCCTGGACCGGCTGGTCGCCGACCTGGATGCTCGGCCACCGTATCACCGGCAAGCGGCTGGGCATCGTCGGCATGGGCCGCATCGGTCAGGCGCTGGCGCGGCGCGCCAAGGCCTTCGGCCTCTCGATCCATTACCACAACCGCCGCCGCGTCCCGGTGGAGATCGAGGAGCAGCTCGAGGCGACCTATTGGGAGTCGCTCGACCAGATGCTGGCGCGCGTCGATGTCGTCTCGGTCCACTGCCCGCACACGCCGGCGACCTATCATCTGCTCTCGGCGCGCCGGCTGAAATATCTGCGCCCGCAATCGATCCTGGTGAACACTGCGCGCGGCGAAATCGTCGACGAGAACGCGCTGGTGCGCATGCTGGAGGCCAATGAAATGGCCGGCGCCGGCCTCGACGTCTTCGAACATGAGCCCGCCGTGTCGCCCAAGCTCCTCAAGCTCGCCCAGAGCGGCAAGGTGACGCTCTTGCCGCATATGGGCTCGGCGACCATCGAGGGCCGCATCGACATGGGCGAGAAGGTCATCATCAATATCAAGACCTTCATGGACGGCCACCGCCCGCCGGACCGCGTGCTGCCCAGCATGTTGTGA
- a CDS encoding SH3 domain-containing protein, giving the protein MRQQKSRISIGLFAAFSLIALHFPPFARAQEPQLGPVSKLPIPRYVSLKSDRVNLREGPSKEHPTLWIYQRAGLPVEITAEFETWRKIRDSEGTEGWVLHSLLSGRRTALVAPWKKEPQLLMASNHSTPVAKLGPGVIGNLRGCDGKWCRIAGKEFDGYIQQENLWGVYPGEKVE; this is encoded by the coding sequence ATGCGGCAGCAAAAAAGCAGGATTTCAATCGGCCTATTCGCGGCTTTCAGCTTGATTGCGCTCCATTTTCCGCCTTTCGCGCGAGCGCAGGAGCCGCAGCTCGGCCCGGTGAGCAAATTGCCTATTCCCCGATATGTCAGCCTCAAATCGGATCGCGTCAATCTCCGCGAGGGGCCGAGCAAGGAGCACCCGACGCTCTGGATCTATCAGCGCGCCGGACTGCCTGTCGAGATTACCGCGGAATTCGAGACCTGGCGCAAGATTCGTGATTCGGAAGGCACGGAAGGCTGGGTGCTGCATTCGCTGCTCTCGGGCCGCCGCACGGCGCTGGTCGCGCCCTGGAAAAAGGAGCCGCAGCTTTTGATGGCGTCGAACCATTCGACGCCGGTGGCGAAACTCGGCCCGGGGGTGATCGGCAATCTGCGCGGCTGCGACGGCAAATGGTGCCGAATCGCGGGCAAGGAATTCGATGGGTATATCCAGCAGGAGAATTTGTGGGGGGTGTATCCGGGGGAGAAGGTGGAGTAG